A window of the Oncorhynchus keta strain PuntledgeMale-10-30-2019 chromosome 21, Oket_V2, whole genome shotgun sequence genome harbors these coding sequences:
- the LOC118400572 gene encoding tensin-2-like isoform X3 — MRKFCEDKVSSSLQPSQNRYMYYFGGLLSGAIKMNSSPLYLHHVLIPSLPNFQAARGGYYPFLKIYQSLQLVYTSGIYDPQGSRARKLCVTLEPALLLKGDIMVKCYHRRPRGSEREAVFRLQFHTCTVHGAQLWFGKGELDLACADDRFPPDATVEFIFSYGPEKMKGREYCKNDPSVTVDCNTSDPVMRWDSYENFNLHHQDSTEDISHTRGPLDGSLYAQVKKHRGRGSPNACSTGNPTAKPPPPAQPQSQPQPLSLSSDSGHSSTPSEHMEDPPPCPLSRLENEKEVVDCLLRRGEGGERDRAMQRERDREMAILDDGDSVPEGGLRREQWSCHGRRCQRCGEASGWEREPCFANGHCMARCNSSTKGNLKSRALSALLSQQPVSPRPLEPHLDMCHLHSAHPLPKLPWECPPPPLPCLHRPCYPYPAPEHAPPNSHTIPASNRLFYGGEECRVFHYPATRPAPPRLSHQSLPSSPYREMFFSPAAPPRSDGCPCRDCTCRQEHQSASARAFHSLCPDQPESLHWPRGQDSELWDRDTGLRRRREGPYQLWEPDNSWEAEREAEFWQQRSVRGMSPYIGCHSPLGQGPGDPSPQPLLDNPGGSSGYNTLLPPCHSYPCSPYQQDPPSESHGSPRYASGYQSGSTLPLPPGSPNPGDSQSEPPTDLQQQTDTCASYMVQSSVGMEDSSSQGSLGQSERKPDEQTFDDTVEGSPLSPPDGRQEPSQGPQQIEPLSGTPIYAEPASTSTILELNTSSNSSTPEIERTPHQAVKSTTTPSTDSQKQGSDSCSKESIQKLSECVNPSDSQQVHMEVHTISASVHPPPTTAEDGELKVAEKVLEMRETQTAAVPSSRHSIVPVQVKLNGSGSPQSGRGCSASPSPCSAPPSPHLYIGSPERRPSPQPSPLAMDPAGRRLTPVSDSDPKTPSPVPDNTPTFPLASYYYPLLNIPHIPYSGYTAVTIPAAQPPLPEKRRLSSMPGYRSGHGSQSILSSSLGAIGPMGTSPQSSPLHVTVSPSVGVGGLTPPIVREENSKVKSKFVQDSSKFWYKPGISRDQAIAVLKDKEPGSFLIRNSNSFQGAYGLALKVASHPSNNINNNIVVDQEHLVRHFLIETGSRGVKIKGCQNESYFGSLSALVYQRSLSPISLPCALCIPEKDLVGELQSVSNTSTAADLLKQGAACNVLYLNSVETESLTGPQAVSKATRCTLTQSPQPMTTMVHFKVSTQGITLTDNQRRLFFRRHYPINSVTFSSVDPQDKRWTNSDNKSSKVFGFVARRTGSTSENVCHLFAEMDPEQPAVAIVNFINKVMLGPQQQQRR; from the exons ATGAGGAAGTTCTGTGAGGATAAAGTCTCCTCCTCGCTACAACCCTCCCAGAACAG GTATATGTACTACTTTGGGGGTCTGCTGTCGGGGGCGATCAAGATGAACAGCAGTCCTCTGTACCTTCACCATGTTCTGATCCCCAGCCTGCCCAACTTCCAGGCAGCAAGGGGAG GTTACTATCCTTTCCTGAAGATCTACCAGTCTCTACAGCTGGTCTACACCTCGGGCATCTA CGACCCCCAGGGCTCCAGGGCGAGGAAGCTGTGTGTGACGCTCGAGCCTGCGCTACTGTTGAAGGGGGACATCATG GTGAAGTGCTACCACCGGCGGCCGCGTGGCTCAGAGAGGGAGGCGGTGTTCAGGCTGCAGTTCCACACCTGTACCGTCCACGGAGCTCAGCTGTGGTTCGGCAAGGGAGAGCTGGACCTGGCCTGTGCAG ATGACCGCTTCCCTCCAGATGCTACGGTGGAGTTTATCTTCTCCTACGGCCCAGAGAAAATGAAag GGCGAGAGTACTGTAAGAATGACCCATCTGTTACAGTGGACTGCAACACCTCAGACCCAGTGATGCGCTGGGACTCCTATGAGAACTTCAATCTGCACCACCAGGATAGCACTGAAG ACATCTCCCACACGCGTGGTCCTCTGGATGGCAGCCTGTACGCCCAGGTGAAGAAGCATCGAGGCCGGGGTTCTCCCAATGCATGCTCCACAGGCAACCCCACAGCCAAGCCCCCTCCACCGGCCCAGCCTCAATCTCAACCTCAGCCCCTGTCCCTCAGCTCCGACTCGGGacactcctccaccccctccgaACACATGGAGGACCCCCCTCCTTGCCCCCTGTCCCGCCTGGAGAATGAGAAGGAGGTGGTGGACTGTCTACTGCGGaggggggagggtggagagagagacagggcaatgcagagggagagggaccgGGAAATGGCAATTTTGGATGATGGAGACTCTGTTCCAGAAGGAGGGCTGAGGCGGGAGCAGTGGTCATGCCACGGTCGAAGATGTCAGAGGTGTGGGGAGGCATCGGGTTGGGAGAGGGAGCCGTGCTTTGCTAACGGACATTGTATGGCCCGCTGTAACAGCAGCACCAAGGGGAACCTAAAGAGCCGAGCATTATCCGCCTTACTCTCCCAGCAGCCGGTGTCTCCTCGCCCCCTGGAGCCCCATCTGGACATGTGCCATCTCCATAGTGCCCATCCCCTGCCCAAGTTGCCGTGGGAATGTCCCCCGCCCCCTTTACCCTGTCTCCATCGGCCATGCTACCCCTACCCCGCCCCTGAACACGCCCCCCCAAACTCCCACACCATCCCGGCCTCCAATAGGCTCTTCTACGGTGGAGAGGAGTGTCGGGTCTTTCATTACCCCGCCACCCGCCCTGCCCCACCTCGCCTCTCCCACCAATCCCTGCCCTCCAGCCCATATAGGGAGATGTTTTTCAGCCCGGCGGCTCCTCCTCGCTCTGATGGCTGCCCATGCCGAGACTGCACCTGCAGGCAAGAGCACCAATCGGCTTCAGCCAGAGCCTTCCACTCGCTGTGCCCGGACCAACCAGAGAGCCTGCACTGGCCCCGAGGGCAGGACTCTGAGCTGTGGGACAGGGATACGGGGCTGAGGCGGCGGAGGGAGGGGCCTTATCAACTATGGGAGCCGGATAATTCGTGGGAGgcggagagagaggcagagtttTGGCAACAGAGGTCAGTGAGAGGGATGTCACCCTATATAGGTTGTCACTCCCCCCTGGGTCAGGGTCCCGGGGACCCCAGCCCCCAACCCCTCCTGGACAACCCCGGTGGCAGCAGTGGGTACAACACACTCCTACCCCCCTGCCACTCCTACCCTTGCTCTCCCTACCAGCAGGACCCCCCCTCGGAGAGCCACGGGAGCCCGAGGTATGCCTCGGGGTACCAGTCTGGGTCCACCTTACCCCTGCCCCCTGGTAGCCCAAACCCTGGTGACTCCCAATCGGAACCACCCACCGACTTGCAGCAACAGACTGACACTT GTGCATCATATATGGTGCAAAGCAGTGTGGGTATGGAGGACTCTTCTTCCCAGGGGTCGCTGGGGCAAAG TGAGAGGAAGCCAGATGAACAGACATTTGACGACACTGTAGAAGGTTCCCCCCTGAGTCCTCCAGATGGTCGCCAGGAGCCAAGTCAAGGGCCCCAGCAGATAGAGCCCCTCAGTGGGACCCCCATTTATGCAGAGccagcctccacctccaccatccTGGAGCTTAACaccagtagtaacagtagcacgCCGGAGATCGAAAGGACACCGCACCAAGCTGTAAAATCCACAACCACACCATCGACAGATTCACAAAAGCAAGGCAGTGACAGCTGTTCTAAAGAGTCCATACAGAAGCTGAGTGAATGTGTGAACCCTAGTGACTCACAACAAGTGCACATGGAGGTGCACACTATAAGTGCAAGTGTGCATCCACCTCCCACTACAGCTGAGGATGGGGAATTGAAGGTCGCGGAGAAAGTACTAGAGATGAGAGAGACTCAGACCGCTGCTGTCCCGAGCTCAAGGCATTCAATCGTCCCTGTCCAAGTGAAACTCAATGGCAGCGGCTCACCCCAATCAGGAAGAGGCTGCAGTGCATCACCGAGCCCTTGCTCTGCCCCTCCCTCACCACACCTTTACATTGGCTCCCCAGAGCGAcgtccctcccctcagccctctccATTGGCCATGGACCCAGCTGGGCGAAGACTTACCCCTGTGAGTGACAGTGACCCCAAAACCCCATCCCCTGTCCCTGACAACACCCCCACCTTCCCCCTGGCGTCCTACTACTATCCCCTTCTCAACATCCCCCACATCCCATACTCGGGGTACACCGCTGTCACTATCCCCGCCGCCCAGCCCCCACTCCCTGAAAAGAGGCGCCTGTCTTCCATGCCAGGGTACCGCAGCGGGCATGGCTCCCAGTCCATCCTGAGTTCCTCCCTGGGTGCCATAGGACCCATGGGTACCTCTCCCCAATCTAGCCCCCTCCACGTCACTGTCTCCCCCTCGGTGGGGGTGGGGGGACTGACGCCCCCTATtgtcagagaggaaaacagcaaaGTCAAATCCAAGTTTGTACAGGACAGCTCCAAGTTCTGGTACAAGCCTGGCATCTCCAGAGACCAAG CCATCGCTGTATTGAAGGACAAAGAGCCCGGCTCCTTCCTGATCAGGAACAGTAACTCCTTTCAAGGGGCCTACGGTCTGGCCCTCAAGGTGGCCAGCCATCCTtcaaacaacatcaacaacaacatag tggttGATCAGGAGCATCTGGTCAGACACTTCCTCATTGAGACAGGCTCTCGCGGGGTCAAGATAAAGGGCTGTCAGAATGAGTCCTATTTCG GAAGTTTATCTGCCTTGGTGTACCAGCGCTCACTCAGCCCTATCTCCCTGCCATGCGCTCTATGCATCCCTGAGAAAG ATCTGGTCGGAGAGCTGCAAAGTGTCAGCAACACCAGTACGGCAGCTGACCTCCTGAAACAGGGCGCAG ccTGTAACGTGCTCTACCTAAACTCTGTGGAGACAGAGTCACTAACGGGGCCTCAGGCTGTCTCCAAGGCGACCAGGTGCACTCTGacccagagccctcagcccatgACCACCATGGTCCACTTCAAAGTGTCCACTCAGGGCATCACACTGACCGACAATCAAAGGAG ACTCTTCTTCAGGAGACACTACCCCATCAACAGTGTGACCTTCAGCAGCGTGGATCCTCAGGACAAGAG GTGGACTAATTCTGATAACAAGTCAAGCAA GGTGTTTGGTTTCGTGGCCAGGCGGACTGGCAGCACATCGGAGAATGTGTGTCACCTGTTTGCCGAGATGGACCCAGAGCAGCCGGCTGTGGCCATCGTCAACTTCATCAACAAGGTCATGCTGGGGCCCCAGCAGCAGCAACGCAGATGA